TCGAGCTAACATGCTGAGTGTTCCTTACTCTCGGCTCAGTTACGCACAGCATTGCGTGCCCTCACCTTTCAGTCGTCATCCTCAACATCTTAACTCCGTGAGCAAGGTCGGCTTAGATCCTGGATCGACTCACTCACCCCAATCGTAGGGAATTTCTTCGAGGTCGCGTTTATCTGATTCATCTGGATCGTGAGGTGAATCAATTAGATCGAGCAACATATTAATACCCTCGGAGACTCCCTGGAATGCGAGCCAAATGCGGGGTGGAATTGTCACGCACTGATAATTCTCCAATGACATGTTGATTTCCCAAAATATGGGATCTTTCCCATCCCTATCGTCGCAAAGAACAAAACGAATTTCCCCATGCGGAACCAACAAGTTCAAAGTCAACTTGGTGTGCCGACGCCAAGGTTTTTTTCGCCCGCATGTACGGTCGAAAAATATACTTCACCAAATCCAACGAAGGTTTCATCGTCCGAACGCATACCATGCATGATGTTACCTTGAGCCCCTTCAATCACTTTTAGAGGTGTCAAAGTGACGTCCGGAATGGGACAATGGTTGGGATCAGAAGCTGACATCAGACGGCAGTTACTCGGAAATCCACGAAAGCTCACTAGCAAGTGCAGCTTCCATATACTCCTGGATTTGCTTTCGACTTAATTCCAAAGTGGACTCCCCACTATTGGCATAAAAATCACGGTACCAGTCTACAGTGAATTTCACCATCTGGTCATAATTCAAACAGGCTTTCCAATGAAGTCCATGCAGCGCCTTGTCACAGCAAAGCTTCAAGAGACCTGCTTCATGTCCGGCGTTATTGGACTCAGAGACGTCATCCCATCGAACCCCTTCCCAATGCTCACGCATGCTTTCGATCAGCTCACCCACCGTCACATTTTGAACCGCATCGGGACCAAAGTTATAAGCTTCGCCGTGCACGCTTCCACCAGGGAACGACTCACCATTCAATTCGGCATGGAGTCGCTGCCCAAGAATCAAATAACCACTCAGAGGTTCGAGCACATGTTGCCAGGGCCGAGTTGCATGAGGACTCCGAATTTGCACGACCTCACCTTTTGACCAGGAACGAATACAATCTGGAACGATACGATCAGCTGCCCAATCGGCTCCACCAATGACATTCCCAGCACGACCAATTCCCATGCGGAGGCGATCTGCTTGCCCGACGAAAAAGGAATGAAAGTAACTTTTAATGATCAACTCGGCGGCACCTTTGGAACCACTGTATGGATCTTTCCCCCCCCAAGGCATCCGTCTCGCGGTAGCCATAGGTCCACTCAACATTGTCATAGCATTTATCGCTGGTGATAAAGACAACCGAGCAAGGAAAGTCTGCCGTGCGAATGGTCTCCAGGATGCTACCTGTCCCCATGACATTGACCTCGAAGGTCTTGAGAGGGTTCGCGTAGGATTCAGGGACCAGCGGTTGGGCGGCCAAGTGAAAGATAAAATCGGGTCGTATCTCAGAGATCAGTTTGCTAACTGCCTCGTGATCTCGTACATCCAGGATGTTGTGATTGATGATTCCACCGAGCTACGCCGCTTCAAAATGTGAGGGAATAGTCGGGATTTCATCGGATATACCGTGGACTTCAGCACCCATGGAATCAAGCCACAGGCTCAGCCAGGAGCCCTTGAAACCGGTATGCCCGGTCACTAAAACTTTTTTATCTTGATAGGTATTCTTGAAAGGAATCATAAAAAAGGATGAGATGAGAGGTTGTGGGATATTCGAATAGCAGGATAACCCAAAACGCGGAGAATCCTGTCGTTTCGCCACCACAAATCAAGATATAGATGCGATAGTTTCGAGGTTTTAACTTAACATTAACCGGAACAGCGCACTAGTTTGGAAGACAAGCTAGCAATATACGCAGAAACCCCAAGCCCCATGCCCTATGAAAGCTGACAATCCATCCAACACCATGACCCGTCGCGAGGCCATGAAATATCTTGGCCTTGGAGCGACTGGCCTAGCCCTCGGAAGCAACTCATCCAAAGCACAAAGCTACGCTAAGAACGATACCATGAATTTCGGATTGATCGGCTGCGGAGGACGGATGCGGCGATTGATCGGAGGATTAGAAAAAAATCCTGGCACTCGGATCGCCTCCGTCTGCGATGTCTATGACGACTTTTTAAACTCTACTCACGTGCTCGTCGGAGGTCGCGACCGAGAAATCCAGAAAACAACCCGATACGAAGAGGTGTTGGCACGGAAGGACATCGACGCGGTCATTGTAGCGACCCCGGACCATTGGCACGCCCCCATTACGATCGCTGCGGTGGAGGCCGGCAAAGACGTCTATGTAGAAAAACCCGTCACCCATAAACTTGAAGAAGGCCATCACCTCATTGAGGCCGTAAATCGCAGCGGGAAGAAAGTCCAGGTAGGTGCACAACAAAGAACGATGCCTCACCTGGTCGTTCTGAAAGAAAAACTCGATTCCGGCGAAATCGACCCAGGTAAGGTGACACGGGTACATATGCAATGGTGTCGCAATACAGGGCCCTTCGGCGGAGACCCAAGGTATAAGATCACTGAGGATCAAGTAGACTGGAAACGATTCCTCGGGAACGCTCCCGACCAACCCTTTGATCCACTCCGCATGAGGAACTGGCGCTGGATCTGGGACTTTGGAAATGGACCGCTGGGAGACCTGATGGTGCATTGGCTGGATGCGACCAATTGGTTATTGGATTTACCTATGCCGAGCCAAGTGATAATGTCTGGCGGGAAGTACCATCGCAAAGGCAGCTTTGAAACACCCGACATCACCAACTGCATTATGGAATACCCAGAGCTTGACTTGCAGATGGACTATGTGAGCTCCTGGAGCAACAACCACCAAAAGGCCTGTACTGTCATTATGGGTACAGATGCAACGATCTACTTTGATCGGAACCTCTACCAGGTTATTCCGCAACGCCCCGGCAACGAACCGGTTGCTCAGGTCAGCGAATCCATGGTGGCAAGCTCAGGTCCGTTAGGGTCTGATCACGCAGCTGATTTTGATGCCCAACAATTTCATATCGCTGACTGGCTGGATGCGATTAAGAACGACCGACAACCCGTAGATCATGTCGAAGCAGGCGTACAAGCAGCTGCGATCTGCCAATACGGGAATATGTCTTACCGTGAGAAACGCTTCGTCCAAATTTAACTCCAATCCCATACACCTACTCTAAGATTTATGTATCCCTTAAAAAAAGCAGGAATACTCACTGCCCTGATTTCGTTCTTCATAAGCATTTACTCCGTTGCTGAAGAAAGACCCAATATCCTCATTATCATGTCAGATGATATGGGTTTCTCAGATCCGGGGTTTCAGGGAAGCGAGATTGAGACTCCTAATCTAGATCGTCTCGCAAACAATGGTCTGACGTTCACCAATTTCTATAACTGTGCTCGCTGTGGCCCAACAAGAGCTAGCATATCGACCGGACTCTACAGTCATCAAGTTGGCTGCTATGAGCTCGAACCGGTAGAACCCGGCAACAATGCTTACATATCGGAAGTCCTGGGTGATAGTGGCTACGCTACTTATATGTCGGGAAAATGGCACCTGGGGAATACGCCCGACAAGCTTCCCCCTGCTAGAGGTTACGACCACTCCTATGCTTACGAAGGTTGCTGTGGGAGCTTCTGGGATCCAGAAATCTACATCCTGGAATCCCCAGACCTTGAGCCTATTGATTACACGGTTGAGCCCTTTCACGCCACCGATGCGACGACTGATCATGGAGTGCGTTTCCTTAAGCATCATGAAGAAAACGAGAAGGATAGTCCCTTCTTCCTCTACCTGGCCTATCAAGCCCCCCACTTTCCGCTCCACGCGCCCAAGGAGCTCATTGATAAATATATTCCCGTCTATGAAAAAGGCTGGGATAAAATCCGGGAAGAGCGCTGGAAAAAAATGCAAAGGCTCGGATTGTTCACCCAGATAAAGGAGCTTCCACCTACTTCCGATGCCCCGCCCTGGCATGATGAGTTTGCCGATCCCGCAAAACTAAGCGCCTGGGACTCACTCACTGATATCCAGCGGCAAGACCAAGTTTACCGCATGGCTATATTTGCTGCTATGATGGAGCAAATGGATCAGGGCATCGGACGAGTGATCGACCAGTTGAGAGACATGGAACAGCTGGACAACACGCTCATCTTCTTCCTCTCGGATAATGGAGCAAACTACGAAGGTGGGCCCTTCGGTGCAGATGGACCCTTCAGCGGAGCAGACTTGGAGACCATGGGATCCAAAGACACGCGACACCATACCGGTGCCCATTGGGCCGCAGTCAGTAATACTCCATTTAAGCTCTACAAACATTTTAACCATGAAGGCGGAATCAACACGCCCATGGTTGTTCATTGGCCAGATGGCCTAAAACGCAAAGGCGAACGTGAGACACAAAGAAGCCACGTTATAGACATCATGGCAACCGTGGTGGATGTCACCGGGGCCAAGTATCCAGAGCAAAGATTAGGGCATGATATTCTTCCCATGGAAGGAACCACTTTGATGCCAGCCCTGAGAGGAGGAGAACTGGCCGATCGAGTCATTTGCTTTGAACATGAGGCCAATCGGGCGATCTTTAAAGACCAGTATAAACTTGTATCCAAAAACTTCACATCTACAGACGGCCAACCACACCATGACTGGGAATTATACGACATTGATAACGACCCACTCGAGCTCAACAACATCGCTTCAGATCACTACTACGAAATAGTTATCCCCATGGCTCGTGATTGGCACAACTGGGCTTCCAGAACAGATGCCATTGTCGGTTACGAACGTTGGATGCTTAAATTGCAGTACTACTGGAGAACAGGCCTCCGGACTTACCTTAACGACGAGTTTTAAACTTCTCGCTTCACTTAATTGTAGGAGCGATTTTAATCGCGACCCAATACAATCAGTCTCCAACGGGTCGCGATTAAAATCGCTCCTACAAAAACCGAGTTATTATCTCGTATTAGATTTTACAATACAAAGGACATAAAAACATTTCACTTCATGACCAAATCGATTAATACAATCCTCGCAGTTCTGCTATCTTTCCTTGCCGGATGTAAACCCTCTGATCCAAACGCAGCTGCCTCCAACTACCCAAGCAAGACCATCACCGTTATCTGCCCATGGGCCGCCGGAGGGGGAACGGATCGCCTATCCCGGTTTATAGCAGACCAGCTTCAGTCGGAACTAGGGAAACCCGGTGTTGTAATGAATAGAACTGGAGGAAGCGGCGCCGTGGGACACTCAGCCGGAGCACTGGCCAAACCCGATGGTCACACCATCACAATGATTACGTTTGAACTGAGCACCATGCATTGGATGGGCATCTCAGATCTTACCTGGGAAGACTATGAACCGGTACTCCAGATGAATGCAGATGCTGCAGCGATTATTGTTCGAGCGGACGCTCCCTGGAAAAACCTTAATGAGTTTCTAGCAGCGGCCAAGGCCGACCCAGGAAATATAACCATGTCAGGAACATCAACCGGAGGTGCTTGGGATTTGGCCCGAGCAGGTTTTCAGCTGGAAGCCGGTGTCCCAGTAGAAGCCATTCGCTGGATTCCGACGAAGGGATCTGCTCCCTCTATTGTCGAGTTGCTGGGAGGTCATATCGACGCTGTTTGTTGCAGTGTCCCGGAAGCCATTTCTCAAATTGAAGCAGGCCAACTTAGAACATTGGCCGTTATGTCAGAGAATCGTCTACCCGACTACCCGGACATGCCAACCGTCAAGGAGTCGGGCATCAACTGGGTGGCCGTTGGATGGCGCGGACTAGCAATCCCCAAAGGGACTCCCGAACCAATCCTGAAAACCATCAGGGAAGCCTGCGAAAGAATTGTCACTTCGCCCGCGTATGATGATTTCATGAAAAAGAATGGCTTTTCAACCGAGATCAGAACCGGAGATGCATTCGCTCAATTCCTGGCCGACCAAGACAGCCAATGGAAGACGGTGATCGAAGCCGCAGGTTATGCCAAATAACGGAAAGCAACCATTCAGCGGCAATATTTGGCTAGGCATTTTCTTTATTTGTACCACCTTGGCTGTGCTCGTCTTATCGAGTTCCATTCAATCCATCGGCCTAGGAAACAATTTCGATCCAGGACCCAAGGCATTCCCCATGGGATTATCCCTCCTCCTAGCCGCCGGGGGAGCATTCGAGTTCGTCAGAAGAAAACCATCTGAACCAAAAGAAGTGCCGGTAAAAGGCGAAGGGAAATCGGTCTTGCTCCTCTTAGGTGCATTTGCCGTTTACGTGATATTACTCCCTTGGCTGGGATTCGCCACCAGCACTTTGATAATGGCCACAACGATGATGATGATACTCGGGAATCCCTGGTGGAGAGCCCTGTCATTATCCCTCATTCTCTTAACCATCATTTACGTACTGTTCGTACAATTTTTTCGGGTACAGCTACCAAGTGGCGTATTCGGAATGCCTTTCTGATGTCTGTGCTATCTGAGCTCCTCCAAGTACACGTACTACTTCCCTGGCTACTGGGAATGTTATTCGGAATCTTTGTCGGTGCAACCCCGGGACTGACAGCCACCATGGCCGTGGCATTGATCGTACCCGTTAGCTTTTACATGCCAGACCCCAACACCGGGCTGGCAATGATTATCGGCGTCAGCTTCACCGCCATTTTTGCCGGGGACATACCAGCAACCTACTTGCGGATCCCAGGAACTCCGGCTTCCGCTGCGGCTACTCTCGATGGCCATCAACTTGCCAAGCAAGGACGAGGCCGATTTGCGCTACTCATAGATTTGTTCTGCTCGAGCATCGGTGGCCTGATCGGCGTCACCCTTCTGATTCTTATAGCCCCACAACTCGCTCGCTTTGCGCTCAAGTTCTCAAACTTTGAGTATTTCTGGTTAGCCATTTTTGGACTTAGCATGAGCGCAGTTGTAAGTAGCGGAAACACCCGAAGAGGCCTACTGGCGGCTGCATTCGGCATGCTCCTGGCAACCATTGGGCTGGATGTAGTGAGCGGGGCCCAACGATTTACATTCGGCAACCCCGAGCTCATGGGTGGACTCGGATTTATTCCGGTGATGATAGGTTTGTTTGGCGTATCAGAAGTTATTCGCAGCGTCCTATCCGGATTCAAAGCTGAAGACACCGACACTACGAACTCAGACAAGGGCGATTCGGCCCTTCATGCTTGGCTCGCTATCTGGAAACACAAACTCACCGTATTCAAATCCTCCATAGCCGGAACCATCATCGGGGCTCTTCCGGGCGCAGGGGCAGATATTGCAGCCTGGGCTGCTTATGGCCTGGAGCAACGGACTTCGAAAAAGGGAGCTAACTTTGGGAAAGGTGAAGTTGCGGGCGTAGTGGCTCCCACGAGCGCCAACAACGCTGCGGTTAGTGGTGCATGGATTCCGGCATTGGTATTCGGTATTCCCGGTGATGCAGTCACTGCTATCGTCCTTGGTGCATTGATGATGTACGAGATCAAACCTGGGCCACTCATCTTCGAACAGAACCCAGAACAGATAAACGCCATCTTCCTTATCGCGCTCATCACCCAATTACTACTCATACCCTGTGGTTACTTAGGCCTAAAGACCTTTGGCTGGTTGCTCAAACTGCCACGCAGCATGATCATGGTCGCAGTATTAGTATTTTCGGTCGTCGGCTCATTCTCACTGAGAAACAGCATATTCGACGTCTACGTCATGGCTATATTTGGCTTAGTCGGGTACTTTCTGGAAGCCAGGCGAGTCCCGTTGGCTCCTCTCATACTGGGCCTCATCCTCGGTCCCATGGTGGAAGAGAATTTCAGAACGGGCCTCATAAAGTCCGAAGGTAGTTTGCTCCCCTTTCTCAATCGCCCCATCTGCACATTTTTGGTCCTGCTGCTCATTGCGGCTTTCTTTAGCCCCCTCATATTGAAGAGAATTCGCCGAAAACCAGCAAAGTTGTCATAAAAGCCTGAAGAGTGCTCCCACAAATGAGAGCATTTAGAATCGGAAATTTCTCCTATTGCTTCATCGGAATCGCTAAAAATCGGGCCGTATCAGTGCACCGCTGTACAAAAATACCTGCTATATTCTAGCCAAAATGGCTTATTCTGGCAACGAGCAGCCCTAAAAGGCCCCCGTCTACCCTGAGAGGCCGTAACTGCATCCTTTCTCGTATTCCCGCCATACCATTCCTAAATTATCTCACACCCAGGCTCTATAAAACCCAGGAATACCAATACCTAGGCCGTTTTAGCCATTGAGATGTTTCCACCAAGCAATTGGACAAATATTCAAGTTTTTCAAAAATAAGATCGCTATAATAGTCAGTCATTCAAAGCACCATGGATCCCATTGGAGACAAACTGGCATTTTCACCTCATAATTATAGGAATAATGCCTCTTACTACCCCATTTACGGTAAAAAATACTCTTTGACAGACCCCCATAAGACCATAGAACATGTTCTTTCTCCATAGAACATACCATCTGCGCTACTACAAACTCCAACCTTCTCCGAACCCGCTTATACATCGGAGTGAGGGTTCAAACTGCTCAACTAAACAAACTACCATTAGATAAAGACTGCTCATTGTTGTCAGAGACTTGGCTCGATTCCAAATCCCGTAAGATTGGATCAAATCAAACGGACAACCGTTCCAAGACATGCGGACAGCTAGCCCATTTGGCTACGATTTCCCAGTAACTACTTTCTAAACTTGATATTCGCCCCCGTAAAACGGCGGATTTTTCTTAGACTAAAACATAACCCATTATGAATAAACTACTACGTTGGTCCAAGCTTTGGTTGCTTGGCTTACTATTACCCGTGGCACTGCCACTCGCCGTCCAGGCGCAAGAAGATGACGAAGAGGACGTATTCGAATTGAGTCCGTTCTCTGTCGAAGCAAGTGAGGATGACGGCTATATGGCCCAAACCACACTCGCAGGTTCTCGTGTTAGAACCAGTGTCCGTGACATTGGTGCTTCCATTGCAATTATCACTGAAGAGTACCTGGAAGATACCGGTGCTGTTGATGGTGAATCTCTACTTGCCAATGTTGGTAACGTAGAAGTCGGTGGATCTCTAGGTAACTTCGCAAATTCTGGCGGAGGAACTGGAACACAGGAAACTCGTGAAAATCCACAACGCGGTCAACGTATTCGTGGTCTTGTAAGCGCGATTACAACTCGTGATTACTTCCAAACAGATATTCCATTCGATTCATACAACACAACTCGTGTGACTGTGAATCGTGGACCTAACTCCATTCTGTTTGGTTTGGGATCTCCCGGGGGTGTTATCAACAATAGCACCGCCAAAGCTCAAATCGGTACCGACACAGGACAAGTCCGTTTCCGTGTAGACCACCGTGGCGGACACCGTGAAAGCCTCAACGTGAACAAGACGATCATAGAAGATCGCTTGGCCATCCGCGTTGCTATGTTGAATGAAAATATCAAATGGCAACAAGAGCCTGCAAACGAATCAGATCAACGTTTCTTCGTTGCCTGGGATGCAGTGCTTCTTGAAAACGAAGGCGTAGACTGGCTCGGTAAGACTCGTTTCCGCGGAAGCTTCGAAGCTGGCGAAATCGATCGCAATGCTCCGGACGTAATTCCTCCTACCGATGGATTTTCTGGTTGGTGGAACGGTATCGGTACTCAGGAAGACGTGAACCGCATCCTTTCTGTTCCTGGAGTAGGATTGGGTGATGTCTCCAATCAAGCTATGACTTCTCAACAAGTATTAAGCGCGATTAATGCCGGTATTGAGTCCGTTCCCGATACCTGGGGAGGAACAACGCAAGAATACGCTGAGCTCGAAGGACAATTTGTTCCCGGAGTTACAGTAGACCGTTTCAAACGTTCAAACCCGCTTGGAAATGACCCAACAGAAGGTGGTCGTAATCTTTCTCAGCAACGGGTACCATACTTCCTATACCCAGCAATTAACTACAATACCCACAATGACCCAACTCAAGGATGGAACGATCCTGAGTTAACCGGCATTCAAGGTATCATGGGTCGTTGGAGACCGCGCGTTTTGTTCCCTAATGGATCCAGAAAGAACATCACCCAAGACGTTCGCTGGTCTAATACTCCTACAGGTGGAACAGGCTTTGTTCAGCCTTCCATCCAGAATCGCGACATCTTCGATTATCACAACTTGAACTTCCTCGGAACTACCAGTGAAGTGACCCGTGATTTCGAAATCCGTCAGTTCGTGCTGGAACAGGAATTCTTAGACGGAGCTATTGGTTTGGAAATTGCCTATGACGAGCAAGACGAGAGTCGTTTCACCCGCACACCGTTTGACGGTGGTGGAGACAAAACGATCAATCTCGATCTTTCTCAAAACCATGGATCCGGTGACATCGACTACGATGGTATTGCCGATCGTCACTTCAATGAAAACCTTGGACGTCCAGTGGTTGCATACCTAGGAACCGTTGATACTGCACGTGAAAACGAGCAGGATACCTTCCGTGCGACACTCTTCGGTAGCTTAGACTTCTCTGACTACGTAGACGGCAAACTAGGTAGCATCCTTGGTAGCCACACAGTGACTGGTCTTTACGAAGATCGTGATAACTTCTTCTGGACTCGCAGCCACCGTGGATCCTGGTGGGCTGACAATAGCAAATGGCCAGGTAGCCCAGACATTTCTAATGGTTTGAGTGACAACTTCCGCCGTGTAGTTCGTAGCCAGATCTACCTGGGTGGAGACACACGTGGTCTTTCCAGTGCTGACGATGTTCGCATCGACGGATACTTGGATATCTCAAGACAAGAGTTTCCTGAAGTCGGAGACGAATATGGTATCTGGTACTTCGATAATGGCGAAAAAGATGCCAAACAGGAAACCTGGCGTATCATCGAGAACATCTCAGGTGGTAACACCCAGCTGACCAATCTGAAGTCTTCGGCTTATAGCTTGAACAGTCGTTTCCTAGACGGACACATCGTTGGTATGTATGCTAACCGAACGGACGAACAGTCTGTTTGGCAACGCATTCAGGAAAACGTTAACTACGGTGATCCAGATGAACCAGGCGTTGTTCCTCTCAGAGTCGACAAACCTGGAACCAACGAAATCGACGGATCCTTCAACATGCGTCTGCTTGAGCTCGAGCCTGAGCCAGCAACCGTGGATAAAGACGACACGACCACCTGGAGTGTAGTTGCTAAGTATCCTGAAGTGCTTCTTGGTGACCTGCCTTTCGGCATGGACCTCTACGGACACTACTACGAAGCGGAAAGTTTCGTTCCAGCTGGTATCTCAAACAACATCCTCAATCAGCCACTGGCTAGTCCTTTCGGTACTACTGAGGAATATGGTTTCACTATCGAGTTGTTCGAGCGCCGCTTGGCTATCCGTTACAACAAGTTCGAAACTGCCAGTGCCAACAACCGCACCAACCTTGGTGGTGGACTGAATCAGATCGCTGGTCGTATCAGCTTCTACCTCGACCGGATCACTTCGGCTGACAATGACACTGCAACCACGCTGTATCCTGAAGGTTTCAATGGCTTCGGCGTAGCACCGGATGAAGGATCAGACGCTGCTTTGACACCAGATACGATTCCTGACAACCGCCAACGTAAGAGTGGAACCGGTGCTGACCTTATGGGCTTCACTTCGTTTGACGAATACTACGCGGCCATCATCGACGCGGTTCTTCCTGAGCTTCAGTCCATTTTCAATCACCGCATTTTGCGCGACGAAAATGGTCAAGCGTTTGAAGTAAGCGATCCGATTCGTGGATTGAACTCTACACGTGACTTCGTAGCAACCGGTTCTGAAATTGATATTGTGGGTCGCTTGACCGACAACCTCAGTCTCTCATTGAACTTCGCTGAGCAAGCAACCGTGACTTCCAATACAGCTCCAGTAGCTGCGGAAATCGCATTTGCACAAGCTGAGCGTCTGCAACGTCCCGTCCCTACCTCTCCTGGAGGATGGGCACTGTGGGATCTTCGTGGTTCTCCGTTCCAAGTTGAGTCTGACCAAATCGGTCAACGTTTTGAAAACCAAACGCTTCGCCCCATTCGCTT
This genomic stretch from Opitutia bacterium ISCC 52 harbors:
- a CDS encoding Gfo/Idh/MocA family oxidoreductase — its product is MKADNPSNTMTRREAMKYLGLGATGLALGSNSSKAQSYAKNDTMNFGLIGCGGRMRRLIGGLEKNPGTRIASVCDVYDDFLNSTHVLVGGRDREIQKTTRYEEVLARKDIDAVIVATPDHWHAPITIAAVEAGKDVYVEKPVTHKLEEGHHLIEAVNRSGKKVQVGAQQRTMPHLVVLKEKLDSGEIDPGKVTRVHMQWCRNTGPFGGDPRYKITEDQVDWKRFLGNAPDQPFDPLRMRNWRWIWDFGNGPLGDLMVHWLDATNWLLDLPMPSQVIMSGGKYHRKGSFETPDITNCIMEYPELDLQMDYVSSWSNNHQKACTVIMGTDATIYFDRNLYQVIPQRPGNEPVAQVSESMVASSGPLGSDHAADFDAQQFHIADWLDAIKNDRQPVDHVEAGVQAAAICQYGNMSYREKRFVQI
- a CDS encoding arylsulfatase, translated to MYPLKKAGILTALISFFISIYSVAEERPNILIIMSDDMGFSDPGFQGSEIETPNLDRLANNGLTFTNFYNCARCGPTRASISTGLYSHQVGCYELEPVEPGNNAYISEVLGDSGYATYMSGKWHLGNTPDKLPPARGYDHSYAYEGCCGSFWDPEIYILESPDLEPIDYTVEPFHATDATTDHGVRFLKHHEENEKDSPFFLYLAYQAPHFPLHAPKELIDKYIPVYEKGWDKIREERWKKMQRLGLFTQIKELPPTSDAPPWHDEFADPAKLSAWDSLTDIQRQDQVYRMAIFAAMMEQMDQGIGRVIDQLRDMEQLDNTLIFFLSDNGANYEGGPFGADGPFSGADLETMGSKDTRHHTGAHWAAVSNTPFKLYKHFNHEGGINTPMVVHWPDGLKRKGERETQRSHVIDIMATVVDVTGAKYPEQRLGHDILPMEGTTLMPALRGGELADRVICFEHEANRAIFKDQYKLVSKNFTSTDGQPHHDWELYDIDNDPLELNNIASDHYYEIVIPMARDWHNWASRTDAIVGYERWMLKLQYYWRTGLRTYLNDEF
- a CDS encoding tripartite tricarboxylate transporter substrate binding protein — encoded protein: MTKSINTILAVLLSFLAGCKPSDPNAAASNYPSKTITVICPWAAGGGTDRLSRFIADQLQSELGKPGVVMNRTGGSGAVGHSAGALAKPDGHTITMITFELSTMHWMGISDLTWEDYEPVLQMNADAAAIIVRADAPWKNLNEFLAAAKADPGNITMSGTSTGGAWDLARAGFQLEAGVPVEAIRWIPTKGSAPSIVELLGGHIDAVCCSVPEAISQIEAGQLRTLAVMSENRLPDYPDMPTVKESGINWVAVGWRGLAIPKGTPEPILKTIREACERIVTSPAYDDFMKKNGFSTEIRTGDAFAQFLADQDSQWKTVIEAAGYAK
- a CDS encoding tripartite tricarboxylate transporter TctB family protein — translated: MPNNGKQPFSGNIWLGIFFICTTLAVLVLSSSIQSIGLGNNFDPGPKAFPMGLSLLLAAGGAFEFVRRKPSEPKEVPVKGEGKSVLLLLGAFAVYVILLPWLGFATSTLIMATTMMMILGNPWWRALSLSLILLTIIYVLFVQFFRVQLPSGVFGMPF
- a CDS encoding tripartite tricarboxylate transporter permease, whose product is MSVLSELLQVHVLLPWLLGMLFGIFVGATPGLTATMAVALIVPVSFYMPDPNTGLAMIIGVSFTAIFAGDIPATYLRIPGTPASAAATLDGHQLAKQGRGRFALLIDLFCSSIGGLIGVTLLILIAPQLARFALKFSNFEYFWLAIFGLSMSAVVSSGNTRRGLLAAAFGMLLATIGLDVVSGAQRFTFGNPELMGGLGFIPVMIGLFGVSEVIRSVLSGFKAEDTDTTNSDKGDSALHAWLAIWKHKLTVFKSSIAGTIIGALPGAGADIAAWAAYGLEQRTSKKGANFGKGEVAGVVAPTSANNAAVSGAWIPALVFGIPGDAVTAIVLGALMMYEIKPGPLIFEQNPEQINAIFLIALITQLLLIPCGYLGLKTFGWLLKLPRSMIMVAVLVFSVVGSFSLRNSIFDVYVMAIFGLVGYFLEARRVPLAPLILGLILGPMVEENFRTGLIKSEGSLLPFLNRPICTFLVLLLIAAFFSPLILKRIRRKPAKLS